The Bacteroidota bacterium genome includes the window GAGCTCTTCTTCAAAAAATTGAGTGATCCTCAAAAAGCTGCAGTAGCCTACAAAGCAGCTCTTGAATTTGGTCCCCCGTTTGAGATCGAATACAATTCCAACCTGAATTACAGCATCTGCCTCAGGGCAATGAACAAAATTGATGAGTCGCAGGCAAATCTTCAAAAAATGTCGAAAGAGTTTAAATATCAGGACAAAATTGATGAGATCATGCTCCAAAAGGGGTTGAGTCTAAAAAAACTCGGACAATATGATGAGGCTTATAAACAGCTTTATGCTCTTGATACACTCACACTGAATTCGGTATCATCGGGAATAGCCCGGTTCGAATTGGGTGACATGTTTGAGAACAACCTGAAAAATTTTGATTCTGCTTACATTTATTATGTAAAGGCTGAAAAAAGCGCCTCTACTGCCGACTATGTGAAGAGGATCAGAGAAAAATCGAATCTCTTCAAGCGATATGAAGGGCTTCAAACCAATCTTTATGTTTACTCCCGACAGCTCGCCTACCTGAATGATCCCATGGAATTCAAAAGAGATTCGTTAAATTTCTATGCCGATTCAGCAGACGCCAAGCTCGCAGATCTCTTCAAAGCTCCCGTTGAACTTTCCGATTCCGCTAAAAAAATGAGGGATTCGCTGCTCGCTGTCAAGGATTCGCTGAAAAACAAACCTGCACCTGAAAAACCCTCCGAACCATTGGACGAAGAAATGATTGTGGGGAGACCGAAACAGGGTGATAATCCCGAACAGCAGGGTCAAAACAATCCAAATGCCACCGTGGCTGTATTAAAAAAGGGGTGGGCACCTGTAATGCCTCAGATCACCTCGGATTCTCTAAAAAACCTCCTCTCAAAGGTCTATTTCGACCTTGGAAATGTGTTTTTTGGTGAAATCGTAATTCCCGACTCTGCCTATAATTATTATACAAAGCTTCTCGGTGAATTTCCAAACTCACGGTATAAAGGTCAGGCACTTTTTTCACTCGGTTCTTATTACCTCGACAAAAATGAAAAATCGACTGCGGATTCCATCTTCCAGATTGTCTATGATAATTTTAAAAACGAATCAGTTGTGAATCTTGCGGCTGATAAACTCGGCAAACCAAAAGTAATTCTGAATGCCTCGCCTGCCGATCTTCTTTTTGAAGAAGCAGAAGGCATTTATGTGAAAAAAGATTACCATCAGGCGGTTCAAAAGTATTATTCAGTTTATCTCAAGTTCCCCGAAACATTTACCGCTCCCAAGTCACTTCTGGCTGCCGGTTTCACTCTTGAAAATGATTTGAAATTGCTCGATTCCGCTTTTGCTGTCTACGATACTCTTGTTGCTAAGTATCCTCAAACACGCTTTACAAACAAGATCCTTCCAAAAGTTAACTTTTACAAGGAGGAAAAAGCCCGTATCAAAAAGAAAATTGAAGACTCTCTTAAAGTAATCAGGGACAGTCTGAAAGCCGATTCTATTGCGCGGAATACTCCTAAAATCGATTCCACTGCAACTCAAATCAAGGACTCAACAGGAAAGAGTATTCCAAAAATCGATTCGACTGCGATTCCTAAAAAGGATTCTGCAGCCAAACCCCAGGCTGTGCCACCAGCAAAGACGATCGAAGAGCCTAAAAAAGAGGAAATCAAAGAGGAGGTACCACCATTGAGCAATTTCATCAAACGAAGAGACCTGCTCGATCTTATTGAGGAGGGTGAAAGCACCACTACGGAATTCAAACTGAAGTTTACAGAGCCCGAGAAGATTGCCAAAGTGATGATCTCATT containing:
- a CDS encoding tetratricopeptide repeat protein, encoding MKLKVIKSLILLTSAFLISGCGVWQDFTTYFNLYHNAKTLYYDAEEQIIKERKDIFAISEAAIPAGANQNLPKVIEKFSKLLQFHNKSSYVDDALFLIGKAFFYQRSYIKASRKFQELIATQPNSSLVIDATLWLAKSEIQMKKFDSGLKYLDEAKQLALKEEDREVLSEVYIEEIRYLKFIEKYLEAVQKLRDLVAVDISNDISAKAQYEIGELFFKKLSDPQKAAVAYKAALEFGPPFEIEYNSNLNYSICLRAMNKIDESQANLQKMSKEFKYQDKIDEIMLQKGLSLKKLGQYDEAYKQLYALDTLTLNSVSSGIARFELGDMFENNLKNFDSAYIYYVKAEKSASTADYVKRIREKSNLFKRYEGLQTNLYVYSRQLAYLNDPMEFKRDSLNFYADSADAKLADLFKAPVELSDSAKKMRDSLLAVKDSLKNKPAPEKPSEPLDEEMIVGRPKQGDNPEQQGQNNPNATVAVLKKGWAPVMPQITSDSLKNLLSKVYFDLGNVFFGEIVIPDSAYNYYTKLLGEFPNSRYKGQALFSLGSYYLDKNEKSTADSIFQIVYDNFKNESVVNLAADKLGKPKVILNASPADLLFEEAEGIYVKKDYHQAVQKYYSVYLKFPETFTAPKSLLAAGFTLENDLKLLDSAFAVYDTLVAKYPQTRFTNKILPKVNFYKEEKARIKKKIEDSLKVIRDSLKADSIARNTPKIDSTATQIKDSTGKSIPKIDSTAIPKKDSAAKPQAVPPAKTIEEPKKEEIKEEVPPLSNFIKRRDLLDLIEEGESTTTEFKLKFTEPEKIAKVMISFANTKGGYLIFGVNDNKKVVGLESEKTEFEFINETTNFYITPKIDYLLQFINIDQKELVVVFVPESDNKPHRIQDYKEDLDINTAQVYIRVNDKSIPASKQMIRILKARSSSNPLVKFSVGDLEKKVFTWLEKHEKINVKDLANAANISERRASRTLVTMVRAGSLSIHTKDNGEEFFTV